A window from Physeter macrocephalus isolate SW-GA chromosome 11, ASM283717v5, whole genome shotgun sequence encodes these proteins:
- the EDDM3B gene encoding LOW QUALITY PROTEIN: epididymal secretory protein E3-beta (The sequence of the model RefSeq protein was modified relative to this genomic sequence to represent the inferred CDS: inserted 1 base in 1 codon): MASFLKVLGPLLVLLFPLCGLLVHSQNISWREFVKQHHPXPNWEFSKYKCSDLMRERGVSNDKNYHIFVYTVWHKIEHICIRNWRDHYRNVYIWAPYPFKTLKCYRENSKNNYKDYKSYSYIEFHCGMNGFVDGIEDMQLLEDISS, translated from the exons ATGGCATCCTTTCTAAAGGTCCTAGGCCCTCTCTTGGTCCTGTTGTTCCCTCTATGTGGGCTCCTTGTACACAGCCAGAACATTTCCTGGAGGGAATTCGTGAAACAGCACCACC AGCCAAACTGGGAATTCAGCAAGTACAAATGCAGTGATCTGATGAGGGAAAGAGGTGTTTCAAATGACAAGAACTATCACATCTTCGTCTATACCGTATGGCACAAAATTGAGCATATATGCATCAGGAACTGGAGAGATCACtacagaaatgtatatatatgggcCCCATATCCCTTCAAAACACTCAAGTGCTACCGGGAGAATAGCAAAAACAACTACAAAGATTACAAGAGCTACAGCTACATTGAATTCCATTGTGGCATGAACGGGTTTGTTGATGGCATAGAGGACATGCAGTTGTTAGAGGATATCAGCAGCTAG
- the RNASE4 gene encoding ribonuclease 4, producing the protein MALQRTHALLLLLLLTLLGQGLVHPSYGQDRMYQRFLRQHVDPDVTGGNNNYCNLMMRRRQMTSPQCKPFNTFIHEDLWSIRSICRTANIQCKDGQKNCHEGVVKVTDCKVTGSSRAPNCRYRARASTRRVVIACGGNPGLPVHFDQ; encoded by the coding sequence ATGGCTCTCCAGAGGACCCATGCATTACTTCTGCTCTTGCTGCTGACCctgctggggcaggggctggtaCATCCCTCCTATGGCCAGGATCGCATGTACCAACGATTCCTGCGGCAACACGTGGACCCTGATGTGACAGGAGGCAATAATAACTACTGCAACTTGATGATGCGAAGGCGGCAGATGACTTCACCTCAGTGCAAGCCCTTCAACACTTTCATTCATGAAGACCTTTGGAGCATTCGTAGTATCTGCAGAACCGCCAATATTCAGTGCAAGGATGGCCAGAAGAACTGCCATGAGGGTGTAGTGAAGGTCACAGACTGCAAGGTGACAGGAAGTTCCAGGGCTCCCAACTGCAGATACCGGGCCAGGGCCAGCACCAGACGTGTTGTCATTGCCTGTGGAGGTAACCCAGGGCTGCCGGTGCACTTTGATCAATAG
- the RNASE6 gene encoding ribonuclease K6 — protein MGPGLLGCFPLLLLLLGLWWSVCPLCALPKHLTKAHWFEIQHIQPRLLQCNKAMSGVNNYTRHCKPQNTFLHNSFQDVAAVCDLPHIVCKNGQYNCHQSPKPVNLTQCSFTAGKYPDCRYRDDTQYKLFIVACDPPQKSDPPYHLVPVHLDKIV, from the coding sequence ATGGGGCCAGGTCTTCTGGGatgctttcctctcctcctaTTGCTGCTGGGACTATGGTGGTCAGTGTGTCCACTTTGTGCTTTGCCTAAGCATCTCACCAAGGCTCACTGGTTTGAAATTCAGCATATACAGCCAAGGCTTCTCCAGTGCAACAAGGCAATGAGCGGTGTCAATAATTATACTCGGCACTGTAAGCCTCAAAACACCTTTCTGCACAACTCCTTCCAGGACGTGGCTGCTGTCTGTGATTTGCCCCACATCGTCTGTAAGAATGGACAGTACAACTGCCACCAGAGTCCAAAGCCTGTTAACCTGACTCAGTGCAGTTTCACTGCGGGGAAGTATCCTGACTGCCGCTACCGAGATGACACCCAATACAAGCTCTTCATTGTTGCCTGTGACCCCCCTCAGAAGAGCGACCCTCCCTATCATTTGGTTCCTGTACACTTAGACAAGATTGTTTAA